CATTGGTCGAGGCTGCAAAGATGCGGCCTGCGCCGCCAGTGGCCAGCAAGGTGGTCTTGGCTTCAAAGATGTGAACGTCGCCGGTTTCCATCTCTAAGGCGGTCACGCCGACCACGTCGCCAGCGGCATCGCGAATCAGGTCAAGCGCCATCCATTCCACGAAGAAGCTGGTTTTTTCCTTGACGTTTTGCTGGTAGAGCGTGTGCAGCATGGCGTGGCCCGTGCGGTCGGCTGCGGCGCAGGCGCGCTGAACAGGTTTTTCACCGTAGTTGGCGGTGTGGCCACCGAAGGGACGCTGGTAAATCGTGCCGTCGGGGTTGCGGTCAAACGGCATGCCCATGTGTTCCAGGTCATACACGACCTTGGGAGCTTCACGGCACATGTATTCAATCGCGTCCTGGTCACCGAGCCAGTCGGAACCCTTGACGGTGTCATAGAAGTGGTAGTGCCAGTTGTCTTCGGACATATTGCCCAGCGAGGCGCCAATGCCGCCTTGCGCTGCAACGGTGTGGGAGCGGGTCGGGAACACTTTGGAGAGGACGGCGACGTTCAGGCCGGCACGGGCCAGTTGCAGCGAGGCGCGCATGCCGGAGCCGCCTGCACCGACGATGACGACATCAAATTTGCGCTTGGGAAGTTTGGAGGTAGCGGTCATGTTTTTTTAATCGTGGAAGCTGGAAAATGCCAGCATTGACTTTAGGAGTACCCGACAGGTTTAGAGGCGCCACAGCACCTGAATGCCCCAGCCTGCACAAGCCACCAGCCAGACAATGGTGAATACCTGCAGCAACAGACGCAGGCCGACCGGTTTGATGTAGTCCATCCAGATGTCGCGCATGCCGACCCATACATGCCACAGCAGGGCAACAATCACCGCAAAGGTCAGTATCTTCATCCATTGGGCAGAGAAGATGCCGGCCCACTGGTCATAGCCGATGGGGCCTTTGCTGAGGAGCACCTGGCCGAGAAGCAGCAGGGTGAAAATGGCCATCAGGGCCGCAGTAATGCGCTGGCTCAGCCAGTCACGAGTGCCATAGTGAGCGCCGACAACGATGCGCTTTGAGCCGTAATTGACAGACATGGTTTTCTTTCTTTAATCAGTTGAGGGCACCGCTCGCCGCCTTGAGGCCGCAGACTGTCCCGCAAGCTTTCAATGTTTAATAAAGGCCAAACAGCTTGGCGCCCAGCACAATCGTGAGGCCAATGCTCACGGCCAGCGTGAAGGCGGCTGACTGCCGGCCGAAATCCTTGCTGACAGCTTCATGGCTGGCATCCATCCACAGGTGGCGAAGGCCTGCCAGGAAATGGTGCAGGTAAGCCCAGATCAGGGCCAGCGCGACCAGTTTCCAGAGTATGCCGGGCACGCCCAGCATGCCCACATTGAAGGCAGACTTGAATCGGTCAAAGGAAATTTCGGAGGAAATCGAGGTGTCGAACATCCAGATGATGAACGGCATCAGGAGGAACATGATGAACCCGCTGATGCGGTGAAGGATGGAGACCAGACCCGCCAGGGGTAATCGGTAGCCGGGCAGGTCGGTGAAGGCGTTGATGTTGCGGAACTCAGGCCGCTTGGCGCGCTGAGTGGAGGCCAGCTCTGTCATTTTTTGGGCTTTCATGGTGGTAACCGATTGGTAACCAAGCGGGGCTTGATTGCCAAACAAACATTTTAATTCTATTGCAATGCAGCAATTCGTTTACTTACAAAGCTTCGCCGCTTTGGCGCATGCTGTTAACTAAGGGCATTTTTGTAGTGGTGCGTATCGGTGCGGTACAAGCCCCGGCGCAGCTCCATCGGGACATCGTTGTAGGTGTAGGCAATGCGTTCGACGCTCAACAGTGGCTCGCCTTGCGGCAGGCCCAGCAGTCTGGCCGAAGCCGCATCGGCCGCAATGGCACGTATTTTTTCTTCGGCACGTACCATGTGAACGCCGAATTCGGTTTCGAACAGCGCGTACATCGGACCCCGGTAGGCCGCCAGCCGGTCGGCGGTCAAGCCCTTGAAGGGGCCGCCGGGCAGCCAGACGTCTTCGATAATCGTCGGCGTTCCCTGGAAAGCCAGTACGCGGCGCAACTGCAGCACGGCATCGCCAGTTCGTAAAGCCAGCGGATGGGCGATGTCGGCGGGAGCCCGAAGTCGTTTGCAGTCAACAATTTGGCGCTCGGCAGGACCCTCGCTGCTGAGGTCGCCGCTGTCGGGCATAAGCCGCAAAAACCGATATTGAACCTGCTGCTCGGCATGCGTGGAAACAAACGTGCCCTTGCCCTGGCGACGGCTTACCAGGTTTTCGGCAGCCAGTTCGTCGATGGCCTTGCGCACCGTCCCCTGGCTGACGCGAAAGCGCGCAGCGAGATCCATTTCGCTGGGAATCAACTCGCCCGGTTTCCATTCGCCGGCCTGAAGGCTTTTCAGGATCAGTACCTTGATTTGCTGGTACAGCGGGCTGAATGCCGGAGTCAGAGGTGCAGGGGCAGTCGTCTCTGGCTCGCCGGGAGTCGAAGGGGTTTCGGGTGATAAAGAGGTAGTAGTTGCCATACAGCAAATTTGCGCAGTGGCCTGGTGGTGATGTAGCGCAGTGCTTGACTCGGACATAAATTCAATCCGAATCATATCTTATATAAGACATAAGACAAATTGACTTGACGCATTTTTCAAGCGTAAAATCCTGGGTTGAGTACAACGCGCGGTCTGCCTGTCCTGCGGCTGAAGATGATGTCTTGATGCCTTGGTAGCGCCTGGATTGACGCCGAAAATCTCGCCTCACATTCTGTTTTAATAATTCATTAACTTTCCTGGAGTTTCAATCATGAGCAAAAAACCCGTCCGTATTGCCGTCACTGGTGCCGCCGGTCAAATCGGTTATGCCTTGCTGTTTCGCATTGCCTCGGGCGAAATGCTCGGCAAAGACCAGCCTGTCATTTTGCAATTGCTTGAAGTCCCGGTCGAAGGCCCGCAAAAAGCGCTCAAGGGCGTGATGATGGAAATCGACGACTGCGCTTTCCCGCTGCTCGTGGAAATGACCGCACACAGCGACCCGATGACGGCTTTCAAGGATGCCGACTACGCCTTGCTGGTCGGCTCGCGTCCACGCGGCCCCGGCATGGAGCGTGCCGAACTGCTGGCCGTCAATGGCGCCATCTTCACGGCTCAGGGCAAGGCGCTGAACGCCGTCGCCAGCCGCGACGTGCGCGTGCTGGTGGTTGGCAACCCCGCCAACACCAACGCCTACATCGCCATGAAGAGCGCGCCCGATCTGCCAGCGAAAAACTTCACTGCCATGCTGCGCCTGGACCACAACCGCGCTGCTTCGCAAATCGCTGCCAAGACCGGCAAGGCCGTGGCCGACATCGAAAAACTCACCGTCTGGGGCAACCACTCGCCCACGATGTACGCCGACTACCGTTTCGCCACCATCGGCGGCGAGAGCGTGGCCCAGATGATCAACGACCAGGAATGGAACGCCAACGTGTTCCTGCCAACCGTTGGCAAACGCGGCGCCGCCATCATCGAAGCGCGCGGTTCTTCTTCGGCAGCATCGGCAGCCAACGCCGCCATCGACCACATGCGCGACTGGGCGCTGGGCACGAACGGCAAGTGGGTCACGATGGGCATCCCATCGGGCGGCGAGTACGGCATTCCTGCTGAAACGATGTTCGGCTTCCCCGTGACCTGCGAAAACGGCGAATACAAAATCGTCGAAGGCCTGGAAATCGACGCTTTCTCGCAAGAGCGCATCAACATCACCCTGGCTGAGCTGGAAGGCGAAAAAGCCGGCGTCGCTCACCTGCTGTAACCAGGCCTTGAGGCGGCTCGTGGGCATGTCGGGCAAGCCGCCCGCACCTTGCCCTTGAGCCGCCCGTGATAAATCGAAAAACCGGATTTATTCCATGAAGCATCCGCGCGAAGTTCTTTTGGGCGCCCAGGCCGCCACGGCTTTTTTGCCGGTGTGCGACCATTACAGCGGCGTGGAAGCGCGGATGCGTAAAAGTCTGCAATTGCAGGCTGAAATGATTGAAGAGTTCGGCGCCTGCGTGTTTGACGTGACGCTGGACTGCGAAGACGGAGCGCCCGTCGGCGGTGAAGCCGACCATGCCGCCATGGTGGTGTCACTGGCCGCATTGGCCAGTGACAAAGCCCGCGTCGCCGTTCGCGTGCATGCGGTCGATCACCCGGCATTCGAGCCGGACATGGCCACCATTGCCGGAAAGCTTGCGCGCCAGCTGTCCCACATCATGATTCCCAAGGTCGATTCCATCGAGGACGTGATCCGGGCCGAGCAGGCTCTGCTGGCCGCATCCGCCGGGAATTTGCCCCTGCATGTGCTGATCGAGTCGCCGCTTGCTGTTCGCAACGCCTTTGAAATTGCCGCGCATCCCCGCGTGCAGTCGCTCAGCTTTGGCTTGATGGACTTTGTTTCAAGCCATGGCGGCGCGATTCCCGCCGATGGCATGAGCAGCCAGGGCCAGTTCACCCATCCGCTGGTGGTGCGCGCCAAGCTTGAAATTGCCTCTGCCTGCCACGCTTATGGCAAAGTGCCTTCGCATTGCGTGGTGACGGAATTCAATGACACCGTCGCCATGACCCTTGCCGCGCGCCGTGCGTCGCGTGAACTGGGTTACACCCGCATGTGGAGCATTCACCCGAATCAGATACGCTCCATCCTGGAGGCTTTTGCCCCGAGTGAGGTTGAAATTGAAGATGCTACAAAAATAATAGCTGCTGGTGCCCGTGCTGATTGGGCACCCATCAGTTTCGAAGGTAAATTGCATGATCGTGCGAGTTATCGCTACTTCTGGCAGGTGCTTGAAAGAGCACACCAGACGGGCACCACCCTCCCGCTTGACGCCCAACCGTATTTCCAGGACGCTTCAAACTGAGCGCCCAACAAACACCGACGAGGAATCGTATGAAAACCCAACCCATCGCCACCCTTGCAGCCGCGCTGGCTGCCGCTGTCCTGCTTGCTGCCGCTCCCATGGCGCAGGCTGAAACCGATAAAAAGGCTGACAAAACGACTGTCGCCAAACCTGTTGCTTCCAAAAAGGCAGACAAACCCGTTGCCAAATCTGCTGCCGGTAAGACCGAATCGGCCAAGGCCGACAAGCCTGTTGCCAAAAAGAAGTCCGAAAAGCCGGTTGCCGCCTCCAGCCGTACCAATCTCAAGAGCGCCGCGGCAAACGTCGCGGCAGGCATCGAAGCCGCCGAAGCCGCCCTGACGCCTGCCGAGCTGGCGATTGCCGAGCGCGTGCAGGTCGGCAAGCTGCCGTGCGAACTCGGTGCCTCGGTCACGCTCACCGCTGATGAAAAAAATCCCGGCTACTTCAACATGCAGGGCAAAAACTTCAATTACCGCATGTTTCCCGTACCGACCTCGACCGGCGCGATTCGTCTGGAAGACCAGAAGGCAGGCGCGGTATGGCTGCAACTGGCCAACAAATCGATGCTGATGAACCAGAAACTGGGCATTCGCCTGGCCGATGAGTGCGCGAGCCCGGCGCAGCTGGAAGTGGCCCAAAACCTCAAGCTGAATCCGCCCGTCAGCATCCTGGAGGCGCTGCCGCCAGGCGTTGCCAGGTAAGCATCGACGTATTGATTTTTCAGTCCTCACCTTCAGTCCCCACCCTTACCCATAACTTTAATCAGAGGAATCGCGATGTCATCCGGATTTTTGCAAACCTACCGCAGCCATGTTGCTGAACGCGCCGTACTGGGCATTCCACCCCTGCCTTTGTCGGCCCAGCAGACCGGCGAGGTCATTGAACTG
This DNA window, taken from Polaromonas hydrogenivorans, encodes the following:
- the sdhD gene encoding succinate dehydrogenase, hydrophobic membrane anchor protein, whose translation is MSVNYGSKRIVVGAHYGTRDWLSQRITAALMAIFTLLLLGQVLLSKGPIGYDQWAGIFSAQWMKILTFAVIVALLWHVWVGMRDIWMDYIKPVGLRLLLQVFTIVWLVACAGWGIQVLWRL
- a CDS encoding GntR family transcriptional regulator; protein product: MATTTSLSPETPSTPGEPETTAPAPLTPAFSPLYQQIKVLILKSLQAGEWKPGELIPSEMDLAARFRVSQGTVRKAIDELAAENLVSRRQGKGTFVSTHAEQQVQYRFLRLMPDSGDLSSEGPAERQIVDCKRLRAPADIAHPLALRTGDAVLQLRRVLAFQGTPTIIEDVWLPGGPFKGLTADRLAAYRGPMYALFETEFGVHMVRAEEKIRAIAADAASARLLGLPQGEPLLSVERIAYTYNDVPMELRRGLYRTDTHHYKNALS
- the sdhC gene encoding succinate dehydrogenase, cytochrome b556 subunit, whose amino-acid sequence is MTELASTQRAKRPEFRNINAFTDLPGYRLPLAGLVSILHRISGFIMFLLMPFIIWMFDTSISSEISFDRFKSAFNVGMLGVPGILWKLVALALIWAYLHHFLAGLRHLWMDASHEAVSKDFGRQSAAFTLAVSIGLTIVLGAKLFGLY
- a CDS encoding malate dehydrogenase, whose product is MSKKPVRIAVTGAAGQIGYALLFRIASGEMLGKDQPVILQLLEVPVEGPQKALKGVMMEIDDCAFPLLVEMTAHSDPMTAFKDADYALLVGSRPRGPGMERAELLAVNGAIFTAQGKALNAVASRDVRVLVVGNPANTNAYIAMKSAPDLPAKNFTAMLRLDHNRAASQIAAKTGKAVADIEKLTVWGNHSPTMYADYRFATIGGESVAQMINDQEWNANVFLPTVGKRGAAIIEARGSSSAASAANAAIDHMRDWALGTNGKWVTMGIPSGGEYGIPAETMFGFPVTCENGEYKIVEGLEIDAFSQERINITLAELEGEKAGVAHLL
- a CDS encoding HpcH/HpaI aldolase/citrate lyase family protein is translated as MKHPREVLLGAQAATAFLPVCDHYSGVEARMRKSLQLQAEMIEEFGACVFDVTLDCEDGAPVGGEADHAAMVVSLAALASDKARVAVRVHAVDHPAFEPDMATIAGKLARQLSHIMIPKVDSIEDVIRAEQALLAASAGNLPLHVLIESPLAVRNAFEIAAHPRVQSLSFGLMDFVSSHGGAIPADGMSSQGQFTHPLVVRAKLEIASACHAYGKVPSHCVVTEFNDTVAMTLAARRASRELGYTRMWSIHPNQIRSILEAFAPSEVEIEDATKIIAAGARADWAPISFEGKLHDRASYRYFWQVLERAHQTGTTLPLDAQPYFQDASN